The Streptomyces noursei ATCC 11455 sequence CCGGATCCGGCCACGGTGGCGGAAGGGAGCTGACGGCCATGTCGACGATCGCCGCGGAGTACCGGCCGGTACGGGTCGAGGCGGACCTGGACGAGCCGCTGTCCCGCTGGCTCTGGGCGGTGAAGTGGCTGCTCCTCCTGCCGCACCACTTCCTGCTGACCGCCCTGGGCATCGGCTTGCTGATCGCCACCGCGCTGGCGTTCCCGGTGATCTTCTTCACCGGGCGCTACCCCCGGTGGCTGTTCCTCTACTCCACCGGCGTGCTGCGCTGGGCCTGGCGCGTGGCCTACTACTCCTACGGAGCGCTGGCCACCGACCGCTACCCGCCCTTCACCCTCGGCGCGGTCCCCGACTACCCCGCCCGCCTCTTCATCGACCGCCCCGAGCACCTGCCCCGCGGCCCGGGGCTGCTCCTGTCGCGGCTGCGCGCCCTCCCGCAGCTCCTGCTGGTGGCGCTCGTCGGCCTGGTCTTCCGGCTCGTGTGGTGGATCGGCGGGCTGTCCGCCGTCCTGGCGCTGGTGGCCCTGACGATCCTGGTCCTCAGCTCACCGGCCGCCGCGCTGCTCCGCACCGGGCACTACCCGCGGAGCCAGTTCCGCAGCCTCGTCGCCTTCGACCGCTGGGCGATACAGGTCCTGGCCTACCTCTTCTTCCTGACCGACGCCCTCCCGCCGCTGCGGCCCGAGCACGCCGCCCGCCGCGGCGGGCGCCTGCAGAACTACCTGCGCAACCGCCACCACCGGCCGCCCGGCGGCCGCGCCCCGGCGGTCAGTGCCCGCTGAGCCGCCCGGCCACGCAGGGGTCCTCGTCGCGGTAGCCGAGGCGGGTGTAGAGCCGGTCGGCGGGGGTGTTGTCGGCGAGCTGCCACAGGGTGCAGAAGCCGTACCGGCGGACGGCGTAGCGGGTCAGCCACGACGTCAGGGCCGCCCCCAGGCCCTGGCCGCGCTGGGCCGCGTCGGTGGCGACCGACGCCATCAGCGGGGCGCCGCTGTCCCGCAGGCTGCTCAGCGCTCCGCACGCCACCAGCCGGCCGTCCGTGCCACGGATCCCGGTCCACAGGCTGACGTCCGCGGAGCCGGGCCCGGTGGAGTGGGCCGGGCTGTGCTCGGTGAGGAAGGCGAGCAGCTCGTCGTGGTGCGTCTCGTCCAGCGGGACCACCCGCTCCTCCGCCGGATGGGCCGGCGGCTCGGCCAGCGTCCACCGGAAGTCCCAGGCGATCGGGTCGGTCACCGCAAGGTGCCGACCGAGCAGCGTCTCGGTGCCCCGCGGCGCGGTGAACTCCCGCACCGCGTCCGGGAGTCGATGGGTGGCGCGAAGGACGAGACCGGCCGCCGCGGTCGGCTCGCCGACGCTCCAGAGATGGCCGCGCGGCTCGTCGAGCCAGGCAACCGCACCCTCGCCGGACCAGCTGATCCGGCCGGCCGGGCGGGGTCGCGCGGCGCCGAAACGCAGCAGCGCGGAGCCGCTCTGCGACTCCAGGCCCTGGGTGAACAGGTCCGTGGTCCGGGGGAGAAGAGTCGTCGCCTGCATCGCTCTCGGGGGGAAGAAATCGCTCGGGGAGGGGCGGACGTACGGGCAGGATCCGCGCACGGCGCGGCCTGAACCGTCGTTCGGGGATGGGGAATGTCAGAATTCCGGCGGCCACCGCCGCACACGGCGAAGCGCCCGGCCGACCGGAGGGCCCACTGTCGCACACCGCCCCCGGCCCGGGGCAAATCAGCCCACGTCAGCCGCTCCCGAGCCGCCTCCGGCGCGTCCTAACCGCCCGGTAGCCAGGCCGTCTGCACCAGCTGAACACCCCGTTTACGGGTGATGAACCGCGCCCGCCCCGGCGGCAGCTTCACCGGGCGGTACGGGCCGACCAGCGCGCCCTCCGCGGGGTCGCCGGAGAACAGCAGGGCCTGCGCGCCCAGCTCCACGGTGCGCTGCAGCACCGGTTCGAAGGCCGCCCGGCCGGCGCCGGCGGTGCTGCGCGCCAGGATCAGGCGCAGACCCAGGTCACGGGCGAACGGCAGGTACTCCAGCAGCGGCTGCAGCGGGTTGCCGCTGCCGGTCGCCACCAGGTCGTAGTCGTCGACGATCACGAACGCGTCCGGCCCGTCGTACCAGCTGCGGTTGCGCAGCTGCTCCGGCGTGACGTCCGGCCCCGGCATCCGACGGCCCAGCGTCTCGGCGAGGCCGGCCACCGCCTCCTTCAGCCGGGGCGCCGAGGCGCAGTACTCGACGACGTGGGCGTCGGGCAGGTCGCCCAGCAGCGACCTGCGGTAGTCGGAGACCACCATGAGCGCCTCCTTGTCCGGATGGCGCGCGGCGAGCTGCCGGGTCAGCAGTCGCAGCAGCGACGACTTGCCCGACTCCGTCTCGCCGTAGACCACCAGCAGCGGATCGCTCTCGAAGTCGACGTGGACGGGGGCCAGCGCGACCTCGTCGATGCCGAACGGGATACCGGGCGGGCGCCCGCCCGACGCGCCCACCACCGCCGGCAGCTCGGCGGCCGGCAGCATCGACGGCAGCATCCGGACCGGCGGCGCCCCCGGACCCGACCAGTGCGCACGCACCGTCGAGGCCAGCTCGCCCAGCGCGACGCCCAGGTTGTCGCTCTCGGTGACGCCGTCCACCCGGGGCAGCGCGGTGAGGAAGTGCAGACGCTCCGGCGACAGACCGCGGCCGGGCCGGTCGGCCGGCACGTTGGTCGCCCGCCGCCGGTCGATCTCCGACTCCAGCGGATCCCCCAGCCGCAGCTCGACCCGGTTGAGCAGCAGATCGCGCAGCGCCGGCCGGAGCTCGCTGTACCGGGAGGCGCTGAGCACCAGATGGACGCCGAAGGCCAGACCGCGCCCGGCGAGGTCGAGCAGGGTGCCCTCCAGCTCCTCGAAGTCCGACCGGAGCGAGGAATAGCCGTCGACGACCAGGAAGACATCGCCCCACGCCTCCTCCGGGAATTCCCCGGCGGCCCGGCGCTGCCGGTAGGTGGCCATCGTGTCGATGCCGTGCGCGTGGAAGAACTCCTCGCGGCGCTCCAGGAGGCCGGCGACCTCGGCGACCGTACGGCGCACCCGGTCGGGTTCCAGCCGCGAGGCGACCCCGCCGACGTGCGGCAGCTCCGCCAGGTCGAGCATCCCGCCCCCGCCGAAGTCCACGCAGTAGAACTGCACTTCGCGCGGGGTGTGGGTGAGCGCGAACGTGGCGATCGTCGTACGCAGCGCGGTCGACTTGCCGCTCTGCGGGCCGCCGACGAACAGCCCGTGCCCGCCCGCACCGGTGAAGTCCAGGAACATCACCTCGCGGCGCTGCGCGAACGGCGCGTCGACCACCGCGACGGGCACCGCCAGCCGGCCCGACGCGGCGAACGAGGCCGCGTGCAGGCCGCGCTCGGCGGTGACCGCCAGCGGCGGCAACATCTGGTCGACCGTCGGCGGCACGTCCAGCGGTGGCAGCCACATCAGGTGCGCCACCGGGCCCTGGCCGATCAGCCGTCCGACCAGGACGTCCAGCACGCTCTCGAAGGGTGCGTCAGCGTGGCCCACGGCCGCCCCGTCCTTCCCGGGCGCCCGGTGGGTGGCGGAGACGTACGCGCCCTTGAACCGGATCATGGCCTCGCTGCCGTACCGGAGGAGGCCGGCGCCCGGCGTGCTCGGCAGGTGGTAGGCGTCCGGCACCCCGATCGCCGCCCGCGACTCCGCCGCGGAGAACGTCCGCAGCCCGATCCGGTACGACAGGTGGCTGTCCAGGCCGCGCAGCCGGCCCTCGTCCAGGCGCTGCGAGGCGAGCAGCATGTGGACGCCGAGGGAGCGGCCGATCCGGCCGATCTGGACGAAGATCTCGATGAAGTCCGGATTGGCCGCCAGCAGCTCGCTGAACTCGTCGACCACGATGACCAGCGACGGCATCGGCTCCAGGGGCGCCCCCGCGGCCCGGGCCCGTTCGTAGTCGGTGAGATTGGGGTGGTTCCCCGCGAAGCGCAGCAGTTCCTGCCGGCGCTGGAGCTCGCCGGTGAGCGCGTCCCGCATCCGGTCGATCAGGGCGACGTCGTCGGCGAGATTGGTGATCACCGCCGCCACGTGCGGCAGTTCCGCCATCCCGGCGAACGTCGCGCCGCCCTTGAAGTCCGCGAGGACGAAGTTCAGGTCCTCGGAGGAGTGGGTGACGGCCAGCGCCAGCACGAGGGTGCGCAGCAGCTCGGACTTGCCCGAACCGGTGGCGCCCACGCACAGGCCGTGCGGGCCCATCCCGCCCTGGGCGGCTTCCTTGAGGTCCAGGAAGGCCGGCCGGCCGTCCTGCCCGAGCCCGATCGGCACCCGCAGCCGCTCCTCGGGCGGGCGCCGCCGCCGCCACAGCCGGGACACCTCGAAGCTCCCCGGATCGCCGATCTCCAGCAGTTCGACGAACGACAGCTCGTCCCGGTCCGCGCGGGCCGCGGCGACCGGCTCCGCCGTCGCGAACCGTGCCCAGCCGCCGCGGGCCCGCGCGCCCAGCTCCGCGGCGGCCGCCGCCAGGTCGTGCACCGCGGAGACCCCGTCGGTGCGCGGCAGCGCGATGTGCACGTACCGCTTCTCGGCCCGGTCGTTGCACAGCGCCACCCCGGGCGTGGCCGGGGTCAGCCGGGCGGCCAGCTCCGGGTGGATCAGCGACTCGTCGGGGGAGCTGAGTGCCAGCTCGAAGCGGCTCAGCATCACCTCCAGCAGCGGCCGGGGGACCGCCGGCCAGCGGGAGGTGCTCAGCACGAGGTGCACCCCGTGGCGCAGGCCGGTGGCCCCGATGCCGCGCAGTGCCACCGCGAGGTCCTGGAAGTTCTCGGCGAACTCCGGCCAGCCGTCGACGACCAGGAAGAGGTCGCCGACGGGCTGGTCGGCGAGCTGCCCGCGGGCCCGCGCGCCGCGGTACGCCTCGATGGAGTCGATCGCCGGCAGCCGTTCGAAGTCGTTCTCCCGGCGGGTGTTGAGCGCCACCGCCTGGGCGACCATCCGGTGCACCCCGTCCGGGTCCTGACGCTGGGCGAAGCCGCGGACGTGCGGGAGGTGCTTGAGCCGACGGAGCCCGCCACCGCCGAAGTCGATGCAGTGGAACTCGACCTCGTGCGGGGTGTGGGTCAGCGCGAGCGAGGTCACCAGCGTCTGCAGCAGCAGGGTCTTGCCGCTGCGCGGCCCACCGGCCACGGCCACGTGCCCGGCGCCCCCGGAGAGGTCCACGTAGTGGGTCTGGACCCGGCGGCCCTCGGCCCGGTGCGACCGGCCTATCGGCGTGACCAGCCGGCCGTTGTCCCGCCACGTCTCGGGCATGAGGCCGCGGTCGTGGGTCACCACCAGCGGTGGCAGCAGCTGGTCCATGGTGGCGAGCGGGGCTGGGCCGTCGGTCTCGGTCAGGCCCGGGAACGGCCGGTGCGCGTGCGGGGACGCCTTGGACAGCCGCAGTCGGCTGCCGCCCTGGATGTCGCTGCCGAAGAAGGTGGGCTTCTGCTCGTGCGTGCGGGCCACGGTGTCGGACACGTACTGGTACAGCTCCTGCGCCGTGACCCAGCCGTCCTCGTCGAGGTCGGCCCGGCCGGTGTGCAGGCCCTCGATCACGGCGCGGGTGAAGACCGAGCTCCATGCGGCGGGGCCGCCGCCCGGGGTCTCGTCCTCGACGGCCTCCTGGACGGAGTTGGCGGCGGTGATCACATAGCTGCCGCGATGGTCCACGAACTGCCGGGGGATGTCGTCGAGTTCCGCATCGCCCTTGGACATCCCGAACGCGCCGGAGAAGCAGCAGTCCAGCAGCGCGACCTTCTGCCGCGCCCGGCTGTACTCCATCGACTCCTTGATGAACTCCGCCGAGACCGAACTGGCCCGGATCATCTCGCGGTTGGTCCGCACGGTCGCGAAGTGCAGCCGCCCCCGGGTGTCCTTCAGCCCGTGGCAGGACAGGTAGACCAGGGCGAGGTCGACCTCGCGGTCCATGAAGAGCCGTTCCACGGCCTCCTCGATGACCGCCTTGGACTCGTCGACCAGAACCTGCACGGAGTCGAACTGGCCGATGTCGGGGTCTTCGAGGAGCGTCGCCAACTTGCGGGCGTCGTGGACCGGCGACCGCAGCTGGGGCAGCGAGTCGTCGAGATAGCGCTCGGTGGCGATCAGCAGGGCGCGGCGGTCACCCACGGGACGCTCCCGCGGACCGCCGCGCCAGGCCGGGCCCGGCGCGGTCCGGCCGGGCCATCAGGCGTCCCCTGAGGGGCCCTCCAGCGCCGCCGGCCCCACCGCTCCGCCCGGCGCGGCGGCGGACTCGTCGGCCACGGCCCGGATCCAGGCATCCACCGCCGCGTCCGTCGTCCTCTTCGACGCCCCCTGGATCTCCAGCCGGTTCTTCCCGCTGACCAGGACGGCCTTGCGGGCTCCGGTGCGCTGGATCACGTCCCGCACGACGCGGGTCACCGACCGCAGCACGGCGATCGAGAAGCCGCCGCTGAGCAGCAGCGTGCCGAGCGACGCCAGCAGTCCGCCCTTGCCGCCGGCCGTGCCGGGCGTCTGCTCCCGGACGACCTCCGGCAGGTCCAGCCGCAGCAGCTCCTCATGCAACTGCCGGGTCAGTGCGTCGAGTTCCTGGTCATCAGCGTCCTCGTCGTACACGACGACGGTGACGTCCCCCGAGATCGTCATGGGCCACCTTTCGCGTTACCGCAGGATTCTAGAGGCAGCCGCGCCTGGAGTGAGGCGTGGAATGTCTCAACGCTGCTGCAAATGCTGCCCTGTTGAGCACCTTGTCGCCGGTCACCGGCACCGGCCCGGGGCACCCGCCCTCGTAGACCTTCGGGGCGGCGCCCGGCCCGTCGGACGGCGACCCCGAGACCCGGTGGTGGGAGCCCGTACGGGTTGCCCCCCACCGCCCCCCGAGGCCGGGCGCCCGGCGCGTCGTCCGCGTGGGTGATGAACGACCGCCGGGGCGCCCGGATCCTGGAGGTGACCGTACGCAGGGGCGCGCCGCCGCTCCGGACGACAGAAGGGACCATCACCATGAACGCCCGGAGCCCGCGCCCCGCCACCGTTCCCCCCGAAGCGCTCCGACACCCCCGTGCCACCCGTGCCTTACGAGGCATAAAGCTGCTGGTCGCCGGCTACCTCGGGCTGAGCGCGCTCACCCTCGCGGCCGTCTACCTGCTCCGCGGCGATCCCGCCGTCGTCAACGACGCGGTCTGGGTGCGGGCGAGCATCGTCGTCGTCAGCGCCGTGCTGACCTACCTCTTCGCCGCCGGGACGGCCCGTGGGTCCCGCGGCGCCTACCGCAGGCTGCGGATCGTCTCCGCCGTCATGACGGCGGCGATCGCCGTGATCATCGCGGTCCCCGGCCCGTTCCCGACGTGGCTGAAGGTGGAGCAGGGCGTCTGCGGGCTCGCGCTGTCGGGCGTCGTCGTGCTCGCCAACGGCAGCCGGCTGCGCGGCCTGTTCGCCGGCGCTTAGGGCCTGACCCGTCGGACAGGCCCCAGGGCCCGGCCGGTCCCGGCACGGGGCCCGCGGCCCGCCGGGCCGTGGCGCCGCCGCCCGTCCGCTCAGGCCGACATCGTCCGCTGCACCTTTATCGACTGCAGCAGCCCGACGGCGACCCAGCCGGCGAACATCGACGACCCGCCGTAGCTGACGAACGGCAGTGGCAGCCCGGTGACCGGCATGATGCCGAGGTTCATCCCGATGTTCTCGAACGCCTGGAAGGACAGCCAGCCGACGATCCCGGCCGCGGTGACCGTGCCGTAGAGATCCGGGCAGTGCCGCGCGATCCGGCAGGCCCGCCACAGCACCACGCCGATCAGGACGATGATCAGGCCCGCCCCGAGGAAGCCCAGTTCCTCCCCGGCGACCGAGAAGACGAAGTCGGTCTGCTGCTCGGGCACGAACTGCCCGTTGGTCTGGGCCCCGTGGAAGAGCCCGGAGCCGGTCAGCCCGCCCGCGCCGATGGCGATCCTCGCCTGACTGGTGTTGTAGCCGACGCCCGACGGGTCGAGCGCGGGGTCGGCGAACGCCGCGAACCGGTTGATCTGGTACTGGTCCAGCAGGTGGAACTGCCAGACGGCCAGGCAGCCCGCCACGCCGGTCGCCAGCAGCCCCAGGACCCAGCGCTTCGGCGCCCCCGCCGCGACGAGCATGCACAGCACGATCGCCGCGATGCCGAGCGCCTGCCCGAGATCGGGGGTGAGCAGGACGAGCAGCGCCGGGACCCCGCCCAGGGCGAGGGCCCGGATGATGCCCCGCCGGTCCGGCTCGATCAGGTCACCGGCGTCCACCCGTGCGGTGAGCGCCACCGCCATGGCGATGATGATCGCGACCTTGACGAACTCGGCGGGCTGGATCGACATGCCGCCGCCGATCACGATCCACCGCCGGGAGCCGTTGATGGTCGCGCCGACCGGCGTCAGCACGAGCGCCACCAGCAGCACCGTCACGGCGTAGAGGACGGCCGCGGTGTCGCGCAGGCGCCGGTGGCCGTACCACAGGGTGAGCGCGCCGAGGGCGAGGCCGATCCCGGTGTTGATGAGGTGCCGCACCACGAAGAAGTACGGGTCGCCCTGGTTGAGTTGCATCCGCCCGCGGGTCGCGGAGAAGACCAGCAGCGCGCCGATCACGGAGAGCGCGAAGGCCGCGCCGAACAACATCCAGTCGAGCCGGCGGACCAGGGACCCCCGGCCGAGGATCCGACCCCACACCGTTGCGGCGCGGGTCGTCCCGCGCACGGGAAAGCTGACGGCACCCAACCTCGGCCTCCTGCCCGGACGGAGCCACGACAGGCCGACAGTACTCCTGAAACTTGCGCAAGTGAGAAAACATGTGGTGTGTCGGTGCATGCGACCGGCGCACGCCGCGCGACTACCTCCGGGGCGGGCGCCGGAACAACGCCGTCCACAGGAACGCCTCCCCGAACGCGGGGGACTGCGGCGGCTCGTCCCGCATCCGGCGCAACTCGACCTCCGTCAGCTCGGCGAACAGCGCGCGCAACGACTCCGGGGTGTACGCGAGGCCGCCGTGCAGCCCCGCCCCGCGGTAGAAGTCGGCGTCCGGGAGTTCGGACCCCATCCCCCCGGCCGCGAAACAGGCGAGGCCGAAGTGGCCGCCGGGGGCCAGGGCCCGGTCGAGGAGGGCGAGATAGCTGATCCGGCGGTGCGGCGGCAGATGGTGGAAGCAGCCGGAGTCGTAGACCAGGTCGTACGGGCCGCCGAGCCCGGCGTCCGGGTCCGCGAGGGCGGCGAAGGCGTCGCCGCAATGGAAGCGGACGGCGGCCCCCGCCTCGCGGGCCCGCTCCCGGGCCCAGGAGACGGCGGCCGGGGAGAGGTCCACGGCGTCCACCTCGAAGCCCAGCGAGGCCAGGTGCAGCGCGTTGCGGCCCGGACCGCAGCCCAGGTCCAGCGCCCGGCCGACGGTGATCAGCCCGCGGTCGAGGTACGACACGAGGTTCTCGTCGGGCTTCGCCACGAAGAACGGCACCGGCCGGTCGCGGTCCGCGTAGAACCCGTCCCACCAGGCGGCGCCGTCCGCGGTCCAGCGGTCGGCCGCCGGCGCGAACAGGCCGTCCAGCAGCCGGAGTACGTCCTCCACCGTCCGGATGTTCCGCGCGTCCGGCTCCCCCCGCCCGCCATCGCCGGACCCCTCCGGCCGCCCGCATCCGTCCACCGTGCCCATCGGCCCTCCCCGTCCCGCTGCCAGGCTCCGCAGTCCCTGGCGAGGCTACGGCGCCATGCGACGTACGGCGACATACGCCCAGGTCAGGCCCATCGGTCGGAGCGCCCCCGCGCCCGCCTGGTGCGCCGCGCCGAGGCACGCCGACCGACGGCCCCACGTGCCGCGGGAAACCCCGTCCGCCGCCCCGTCGAACCCCGCCACGGGCCCCGTGACGGCCGCGCCACGGCCGGTTTTTCCCGCGATCCCCCGCACCGCGGCTCCGTTCACGCCCCCGGCACGACCTCCACCGATCCGATGTACTCCCGCGTCTCCTCGTCCGGCAGCCGCACCGCCTGCGCCCAGAAGTAGATGACGAGGCTGAAGGCGGCGATGAGCGCGATGTCCCACCACAGCGGAAGGGCGTCGGTCGCGCCGCAGGACACCTTGGCCGCCGGTCCGGTACTGCAGAAACCGCCCTGCCACGAGATCACCCCCATGCCCAGCAGATACACCGGCAGCCACTGCGCGTTCTTCCAGTTCGGGCGCGGGGCCTTGGGGTTGAGTTTCAGCAGCGCGGAGCCCCCCAGGACGACATAGCCGAGGACGATCGCCACCCCGAGGCGCCACAGCGTGTCCCAACCGGCCCAGTAAATGATCAGGTTGGCGACGATGAAGGCCACCGGGGCCCAGAGCAGCCCACCGGGCAAGCGGTACGGACGCGGCCGGTGGGGATCCTGCTTCCGCAGGCAGCCGAAGGCGAGCGGGGCACCGGCGTACATCAGCACGCTCGCCGAGGTCACGAAGCCGACCAGCTTCTGCCAGGTGGGGAACGGCAGGAAGACGATCAGCCCGACGACGAACGCCATCAGCAGCCCGAACCACGGCACGCCGCGCCGGGTGGTCCGCTCGAAGACCGCCGGCACATAGCCGTTGCGGGACAGCCCGTACGAGACCCGGGAGGTGGCCGTCACATAGACCAGGCCGGTACCGGACGGCGAGACGACCGCGTCGATGTAGATCAGCGTCGCCAACCAGCCGAGGCCGATGGAGGTGGCGAGCCCCGCGAACGGCCCCGCCTTGCCGCTGAACGTCAGATCGGCCCAGCCGCCGTGCGCGAAGGCGGTGCGCGGGAGCGCCCCGATGAACACCGTCTGCAGTGCGACGTAGACCAACACGCCGATGAAGATCGAGCCGATCACCGCCCGCGGGATGTCGTGCGCCGGATTGCGGCTCTCGCCCGCCAACTGGTCGGCCTGCTCGAAGCCGAGGAGGGCGAAGATGATGCCGCTGGTGCTGATCGCCGAGAGCATGCCCTTGGCGCCGAAGGGTGCGAAGCCCTGGTATCCGAAGTTCCCCGGGTGGAAGGCCGCGGCCCCCATCACGATGATGGTGACGACGGGGACGGCCAGCTTCCACCAGGTCGCCACGCTGTTGGTGTGGGCCAGCCACCTGATGCCGAAGAAGTTGACGACGACGAAGAACGCCATGAAGGCGACCGCGAGTCCGTAGCCGGCCGGGGTGAGGTGGTTCTTGCCGGTCTGCACCCAGGGTGCGTGCACACTGAGGTAGTTCAGCGACGCCATCACCTCGATCGGTGCCACGGTGACCGCCTGCAGCCAGGAGAACCAGCCGAAGGACGCGCCCGCCGCGCTGCCGAACGCGTAGTGCGGGAAGCGCGCGGTGCCGCCCGCGACCGGGTACATCGCCCCGAGCTCGGCATGGACGAACGCCAGGATGACGATGGCCACCGCCCCGATGCCCCAGGAGACCAGCGCCGCGGTGCCGGCCGCCTGTGCCGCGAACAGCGCCCCGAACAGCCATCCGGATCCGATGATGGACCCCTCCGAGGTCCAGATCAGCCCGATCAGCCCGATGTCGCGTTTCAGGCCGGGATTCCGGGGCGCGGCAGGTGCGGTCGGTTGGTGCATCTCCATGGGACGTGCCCTCGTTCTGCTGCGATGGGTGCGGCGGGTTCGGCCGGTGACGCGGCACCCACGGAGTTCTGTGGGTGTACGCACCTTTTGTCCCATACTTCAGGACGGGCGCGAGGGGACGGGGCACGCCGCGCCGGGCACGCCGCGGCCGAGTGGCACCGCGGGCGCGCCAACTGCCGCGGCGCTACGGGCGGGAGGGCGCGGCGCGGTGCGGGGACGGCGGCGGGGCGGGAGTGGCGGCGGGGCGGAGCGTGTCGCCGCTCGACGGGGCGACCTCCACGCCGGTCTCGTCGAGGCCGGCGGTCCAGACGATGCCGGCGATGCTGCACGCCAGCGCGAGGGTGAGGCCGATGGCCCCGAACGGGATGCGTCGACGCCCCTCCCGCTCGCTTCCGTCGCGCTGCAAGCCCGTCACCGGTCCCCTCCCCGCGGCCGCGCCGGCTTCATGGAGTGCGTTCCGGCCGCACGCTCCCTTTCATGTTCCTTCTCATGTTCCTTGGAAACGAGCTGAGTTGGCCATCACCCATAAGGGGGGAGGGTGTCGTGGCGACCGGATCAGGTCACGGTTTGACGGCGTGCAGGACCCGCATCCCCCGCGGCCCGGTCTCGTCGTGCCGCACTTCCAGGCCGGCGGCGCGGCACTGCTCCACCAGCCACCGCGCCGGGATCCGCAGCTTCGGATAGCTGCTGGTCCGCTGTTCCCAACCCGTCGCCGAGCGGGTGTGCAACAGATCGTGGACCAGCACCGTGTCGTCGTCGACGTATTCGAGGAAGCAGGTCAGCAGCCGGTCGTCCGAGCTGCGGACCGGCAGGAAGCGGTCCGTGCCGTGCAGCGCCACCGTCAGATCGCGGTAGGTGGCGACGAAATGGCCGCCGGGGCGGAGCGCGCGTGCCACGTCGCCGAGCAGCTCGGTGACGTCGGTCTTGGCGGGCAGGTGCGGCAGGGTGTCGCCCATGCACACCACCGCGGCCACCGAGCCCGCGGGCGCCGCCTCGGCGAGAGCGCCGCGGATGTCCCGCCGGAGGGGCCGGAGCGCCTCCGCGGCGCCGCCGGTCCCCGCGTGGGTCGCGGCCAGCTCGGCCAGCAGGTGCGCGCTGGTGTCCACGGCGACGACGGGCGCGAACCCGAGGCGGACCAGGGCCAGCGTCTGGGTACCGGGCCCGCAGCCCAGATCGACGGCGACGGCCTCCCCGCGCGCGTCGTCCGACGCGTCGGACGTGCCCCATTCCGCGTGCACGCCCAGCTTCCGCAGGAGTTCGAGCTGGCCCGACGCGGCGGCGGGTATGTCGCCGCCCAGCATCCAGGTGTAGTGCTCGGCGAGCAGTCGCGCGTAGTGGTCGACGGCATCGGTCATCAGGAGGTCCCTTCGGGTGTGTGGGGCGTGCCCTCGACGGCCGACTCGCCGGTGCGCACCCACGCCGCGAGGTCGGCGAGGTAGATATTGGCCATGGAGGCTTCCAGGGCGGCACCGAGCGCCGCCCGGTAGGTGGGGGTCGCCTCCGCGTACCGCTGTCGGCCGGCCTCGGTGATGCGGGCCGCGACCGCCCGCCCGTCACCGGGGGCGGCGGCGCGCTCGGCCAGGTCCTGCGCCTCCAGCCGGCCGATCAGGCGGGTGACCGTGCTGTCCTGCAGGCCGATCCGGTCGGCGAGTTCGCCCATCCGGAGCGCCGGCCCGCTGTCCGGACGGCTGAGCGCGCAGAGTGCCCGGTACTCCGAGAGCGGCAGGCCGTGGCGGCGCTGGAGGGTCGCGTCCAGCTGTTTCTCCACCCGGCCCAACAGCCGCACCGCCATGCACCAGCGCTCGTCCTCCGCGTCGCCGGCGGGTGCCGCGGAGCT is a genomic window containing:
- a CDS encoding DUF4389 domain-containing protein; this encodes MSTIAAEYRPVRVEADLDEPLSRWLWAVKWLLLLPHHFLLTALGIGLLIATALAFPVIFFTGRYPRWLFLYSTGVLRWAWRVAYYSYGALATDRYPPFTLGAVPDYPARLFIDRPEHLPRGPGLLLSRLRALPQLLLVALVGLVFRLVWWIGGLSAVLALVALTILVLSSPAAALLRTGHYPRSQFRSLVAFDRWAIQVLAYLFFLTDALPPLRPEHAARRGGRLQNYLRNRHHRPPGGRAPAVSAR
- a CDS encoding GNAT family N-acetyltransferase, translated to MQATTLLPRTTDLFTQGLESQSGSALLRFGAARPRPAGRISWSGEGAVAWLDEPRGHLWSVGEPTAAAGLVLRATHRLPDAVREFTAPRGTETLLGRHLAVTDPIAWDFRWTLAEPPAHPAEERVVPLDETHHDELLAFLTEHSPAHSTGPGSADVSLWTGIRGTDGRLVACGALSSLRDSGAPLMASVATDAAQRGQGLGAALTSWLTRYAVRRYGFCTLWQLADNTPADRLYTRLGYRDEDPCVAGRLSGH
- the eccCb gene encoding type VII secretion protein EccCb produces the protein MGDRRALLIATERYLDDSLPQLRSPVHDARKLATLLEDPDIGQFDSVQVLVDESKAVIEEAVERLFMDREVDLALVYLSCHGLKDTRGRLHFATVRTNREMIRASSVSAEFIKESMEYSRARQKVALLDCCFSGAFGMSKGDAELDDIPRQFVDHRGSYVITAANSVQEAVEDETPGGGPAAWSSVFTRAVIEGLHTGRADLDEDGWVTAQELYQYVSDTVARTHEQKPTFFGSDIQGGSRLRLSKASPHAHRPFPGLTETDGPAPLATMDQLLPPLVVTHDRGLMPETWRDNGRLVTPIGRSHRAEGRRVQTHYVDLSGGAGHVAVAGGPRSGKTLLLQTLVTSLALTHTPHEVEFHCIDFGGGGLRRLKHLPHVRGFAQRQDPDGVHRMVAQAVALNTRRENDFERLPAIDSIEAYRGARARGQLADQPVGDLFLVVDGWPEFAENFQDLAVALRGIGATGLRHGVHLVLSTSRWPAVPRPLLEVMLSRFELALSSPDESLIHPELAARLTPATPGVALCNDRAEKRYVHIALPRTDGVSAVHDLAAAAAELGARARGGWARFATAEPVAAARADRDELSFVELLEIGDPGSFEVSRLWRRRRPPEERLRVPIGLGQDGRPAFLDLKEAAQGGMGPHGLCVGATGSGKSELLRTLVLALAVTHSSEDLNFVLADFKGGATFAGMAELPHVAAVITNLADDVALIDRMRDALTGELQRRQELLRFAGNHPNLTDYERARAAGAPLEPMPSLVIVVDEFSELLAANPDFIEIFVQIGRIGRSLGVHMLLASQRLDEGRLRGLDSHLSYRIGLRTFSAAESRAAIGVPDAYHLPSTPGAGLLRYGSEAMIRFKGAYVSATHRAPGKDGAAVGHADAPFESVLDVLVGRLIGQGPVAHLMWLPPLDVPPTVDQMLPPLAVTAERGLHAASFAASGRLAVPVAVVDAPFAQRREVMFLDFTGAGGHGLFVGGPQSGKSTALRTTIATFALTHTPREVQFYCVDFGGGGMLDLAELPHVGGVASRLEPDRVRRTVAEVAGLLERREEFFHAHGIDTMATYRQRRAAGEFPEEAWGDVFLVVDGYSSLRSDFEELEGTLLDLAGRGLAFGVHLVLSASRYSELRPALRDLLLNRVELRLGDPLESEIDRRRATNVPADRPGRGLSPERLHFLTALPRVDGVTESDNLGVALGELASTVRAHWSGPGAPPVRMLPSMLPAAELPAVVGASGGRPPGIPFGIDEVALAPVHVDFESDPLLVVYGETESGKSSLLRLLTRQLAARHPDKEALMVVSDYRRSLLGDLPDAHVVEYCASAPRLKEAVAGLAETLGRRMPGPDVTPEQLRNRSWYDGPDAFVIVDDYDLVATGSGNPLQPLLEYLPFARDLGLRLILARSTAGAGRAAFEPVLQRTVELGAQALLFSGDPAEGALVGPYRPVKLPPGRARFITRKRGVQLVQTAWLPGG
- the rodA gene encoding rod shape-determining protein RodA, translating into MGAVSFPVRGTTRAATVWGRILGRGSLVRRLDWMLFGAAFALSVIGALLVFSATRGRMQLNQGDPYFFVVRHLINTGIGLALGALTLWYGHRRLRDTAAVLYAVTVLLVALVLTPVGATINGSRRWIVIGGGMSIQPAEFVKVAIIIAMAVALTARVDAGDLIEPDRRGIIRALALGGVPALLVLLTPDLGQALGIAAIVLCMLVAAGAPKRWVLGLLATGVAGCLAVWQFHLLDQYQINRFAAFADPALDPSGVGYNTSQARIAIGAGGLTGSGLFHGAQTNGQFVPEQQTDFVFSVAGEELGFLGAGLIIVLIGVVLWRACRIARHCPDLYGTVTAAGIVGWLSFQAFENIGMNLGIMPVTGLPLPFVSYGGSSMFAGWVAVGLLQSIKVQRTMSA